A genomic region of Paroedura picta isolate Pp20150507F chromosome 4, Ppicta_v3.0, whole genome shotgun sequence contains the following coding sequences:
- the METTL13 gene encoding eEF1A lysine and N-terminal methyltransferase gives MEALRLLPRSAQDFGSAGYWERFFRERGERAFEWYGEWEELRGPLERYLRRRDSILVVGCGNSEMSEQLYDDGYQSIVNVDISERAIKQMGERSAALRPTMTYLVMDVLQMDFPDGCFQVVLDKGTLDALLTDSEEPTVARAERMFDEISRVLQFGGRYLCVSLAQMHVLKTTVEYFSKEGWMVRIHQASGKQATGSEGKFALPVFVYVMTKMKPVPGSTSRILELCAENHDKPVRFSSLDHLIEAVKERQQYALLRSQLNKNPGAGDVSLDLCSKDGGRARYTLHVVHCPTVKVSRDNRFAIFIVPQGRETEWLFGTEEGRKQLAASAGFRRLVTVALHWDQHYESMDAIQAELSGKVMELAPLGLPAQQKVPFLSVGGDIGIRTIQHRDTSSLSGEYVIQDVKGEDGRYFRHLIFLSNRNVVQSEARLSSEASCKGTKKLKKKKKAASSDPVKPTEGSTSLSIDKSYLCCAHHRAMVAGLCLLKDPERLPEVPIRVLVIGLGGGSLPLFIHDYFSQCTVEVVEIDPAILEVATHWFSFLADDRLKVYIADGLVHVSNLVAEAPSSYDAIMVDVDSKDAAVGMSCPPPAFVEKPFLQEVRALLKMEGVFILNLVCRDTQLRDTVLATLKEAFPLLYARRIEGEVNEILFCQQQSQQKLPPAELQSSARVLEKALRQPGCIWDSTYVVADMLESVQLV, from the exons ATGGAGGCGCTGCGGCTGCTGCCGAGGTCCGCGCAGGACTTCGGCTCGGCCGGCTACTGGGAGCGCTTCTTCCGCGAGCGGGGCGAGCGCGCTTTCGAGTGGTACGGCGAGTGGGAGGAGCTCCGCGGGCCCTTGGAGCGCTACCTGCGCCGGCGGGACTCG ATCCTCGTTGTTGGGTGCGGCAACTCAGAAATGAGCGAGCAGCTCTACGATGACGGGTACCAAAGTATTGTCAACGTGGACATTAGCGAAAGGGCCATCAAGCAGATGGGGGAACGCAGCGCTGCCCTGCGGCCCACGATGACCTACCTGGTGATGGATGTGCTGCAGATGGATTTCCCGGATGGGTGTTTCCAAGTGGTCCTAGACAAAGGCACTCTGGATGCCCTCCTGACAGATAGCGAAGAGCCCACCGTGGCCAGGGCCGAGCGGATGTTTGATGAAATCAGCCGTGTCCTCCAGTTTGGAGGGCGCTATCTGTGCGTCTCCTTAGCCCAAATGCATGTCTTGAAAACGACCGTGGAGTATTTCTCCAAGGAAGGCTGGATGGTCCGAATACACCAAGCTTCTGGGAAGCAAGCCACCGGGTCCGAAGGCAAATTTGCCCTGCCAGTGTTCGTCTACGTCATGACAAAGATGAAGCCCGTGCCCGGCTCAACGTCCCGAATTCTGGAACTGTGTGCAGAGAACCACGACAAGCCCGTCCGGTTCTCATCTCTGGATCATCTGATCGAGGCGGTTAAAGAGAGGCAGCAGTATGCTCTCCTGCGCAGCCAGCTGAATAAGAATCCCGGTGCAGGGGACGTCTCCCTGGATCTCTGCAGCAAGGACGGTGGCCGAGCCCGCTACACCTTGCATGTGGTACACTGCCCGACGGTGAAGGTGTCCCGGGACAATCGCTTTGCCATCTTCATTG TCCCGCAGGGCAGGGAAACAGAGTGGCTCTTTGGAACggaggaagggcggaagcagttGGCTGCCAGCGCAGGGTTCCGACGCCTGGTCACGGTGGCCTTGCACTGGGATCAGCACTATGAAAGCATGGACGCCATCCAGGCAGAGCTGTCGGGGAAAGTGATGGAGCTGGCCCCCCTCGGCCTCCCGGCCCAGCAGAAG gttcCTTTTCTGTCAGTGGGCGGAGACATCGGGATCCGCACCATTCAGCATCGTGACACGAGCTCCCTCAGCGGAGAGTATGTCATCCAGGATGTGAAGGGAGAGGATGGCCGCTACTTCCGCCACCTGATCTTCCTCAGCAACAGAAACGTGGTGCAGTCAGAAGCCCGACTCTCATCCGAAGCATCTTGCAAAG GAACTAAGAagctcaaaaagaagaagaaagctgcTTCCAGTGACCCTGTGAAGCCCACTGAAGGGTCTACCAGTCTGTCCATTGACAAGAGCTACCTGTGCTGCGCTCATCACCGAGCCATGGTCGCGGGCCTGTGTCTGCTGAAGGATCCTGAACGTCTCCCAG AGGTCCCGATCCGTGTGCTGGTGATTGGCCTGGGCGGCGGCAGCCTGCCCCTCTTCATCCACGACTACTTCTCACAGTGCACCGTTGAGGTAGTGGAGATCGACCCGGCCATTTTGGAAGTGGCCACGCACTGGTTCAGCTTCTTAGCAGACGACAGGTTGAAGGTTTACATCGCGGATGGCTTAGTCCACGTCTCCAACCTAGTGGCAGAAG cgCCCTCCTCTTACGATGCCATCATGGTTGATGTGGACAGCAAGGATGCTGCCGTGGGGATGAGCTGCCCACCCCCGGCCTTTGTGGAGAAGCCTTTCCTGCAGGAAGTGAGGGCCCTGCTAAAAATGGAAG GTGTTTTCATTCTCAACTTGGTGTGCCGAGACACCCAGCTCAGAGACACCGTTCTGGCCACCCTTAAAGAGGCCTTCCCCTTGCTCTATGCCCGGCGGATCGAGGGGGAGGTGAACGAGATCCTCTTCTGCCAGCAGCAGTCCCAACAAAAGCTACCTCCTGCAGAGCTCCAGTCATCGGCCCGGGTTCTGGAGAAAGCCCTGCGGCAGCCTGGCTGCATTTGGGACAGCACGTACGTCGTGGCAGACATGCTGGAGTCGGTGCAGCTGGTGTGA